The following DNA comes from Sandaracinaceae bacterium.
GTGATGGGGCTGCTGCCGCGACTGGCCAACATGGCGAACTCGCTGCGGATGCATGCGCGGGCGATCTGGCCCAGGGCGTACCCTTGCGTGAGCGGCCGGCCGACCTCGCCGAACAGGTCGGGCATGAACACCGTGAAGCCCTCGTCGGCGACGCGGCGGGCGAAGGCTTCCACCTTCGGGGTGATGCCCGGGATCTCGTGCATGACCAGCACGCCCGGGCCCTGCCCGCGACGGTAGACGTCCCGCGTGAGGCCGTCATGGGTGAAGGAGAAGGAGGTCCAGCCCGCGAGCGTCATGGCGTACGGTTGTACCAGAGTGGCCGTCGGGCTGCCGGTCTGTTCCGTTCCTGCTACACTTCGGGCTCTTAACAACCAAGAGGATGTTCATGGGCGTGGTTCGAATGGGGTTGATGGCCGTCATGCTGTGCGCGACGACCGTCGGGTGGGGCTTGGCTCCGAGCGTAGCGAGCGCGCAGAACAGCGCGGACGAGGAGGCTCGCGCCCTCTTCGAGGCAGGGCGCCTGGCGTTCTCCCGCGGGCGTTACGAGCAGGCGCTGGGCCACTTCCAGGAGGCCTACGAGCTCAGCCATCGGTCGGCGCTGCTCTACAACATCGGCACCACCCACGACCGCCTGCGCCAGGACCAGCAGGCCATCGACGCCTTCGAGCAGTTCCTCGAGGCCGAGCCCGACAGCGACCTGGTGCCCGAGGTGCAGGAGCGCGTGCGCATCCTGCGCGAGAACCAGCGCCCCGACCTGTCGCCGGAGGCCGTGGCCGCGGCGAGCGACCCCAGCAGCGACCCGTCGTCGCCCGCCGCCCCGAGCGAGCGCGACAACCGCATCGTGAAGAAGTGGTGGTTCTGGACCATCATCGGCGTGGTGGTCGTGGGCGCTGCCGTGGGCATCGGCGTGGGCGCCTCGGGGGGCGGGGGCCAGCAGGGCGCCCTGCCGTACGACGCCAACACCATCACGGTGGAGCTCTGATCATGCTGCGTACCTCACTTGCGTTCTTCTTCGTCGCGCTCAGCGCGCTGTCCTTCGCCGGCTGCGGCGGCACCACCCCGCGCACCCAGGTCACCCTGTTCGTCGACGCCGACACCGACGTGCGCGCGGACACCGTGTCCTTGCGCGTGGACTTCTTCGAGCCCGGGGCGACCACGCCGATCTCGAGCGAGACTGTGCCGATGACCAACTGGCCAATCACGTTCGCGTTGATCCAGGACACGCAGGACGACTTCGTGGCGCACGTCTATGCGCTGGGCGTCGGCGGCAGCGTGGTGGCCGAGGGCGTGGCGTGGACCAGCTTCGTGCCGCGCAGCACGCGCTTCTTCTACATGTTCCTCGAGGCCTCGCCCTGCACGTCGGCCATGATCGAGGCCTGCGCCAGCGACGAGGTCTGCCAGAACGGTGGCACCTGCGCCGACGCCCCCTTCACGCCGGGCACGGACCTGCCCGCGCCTCCGGCCGAGGGTGAGAACCCCGACCCGTGTGGCCTCGTCACCTGCGGCACCGACGCGCTGTGCACCGTGGTCGCGGGCGCGCCCGTGTGCGAGTGCCCCACGGGCTTCGCGGGCGACCCGGACGTCAGCTGCGTGGATGTGTGCACCGGCGGCAGCGCCCCCGACTGCGGGGCCAACGG
Coding sequences within:
- a CDS encoding tetratricopeptide repeat protein, with translation MGVVRMGLMAVMLCATTVGWGLAPSVASAQNSADEEARALFEAGRLAFSRGRYEQALGHFQEAYELSHRSALLYNIGTTHDRLRQDQQAIDAFEQFLEAEPDSDLVPEVQERVRILRENQRPDLSPEAVAAASDPSSDPSSPAAPSERDNRIVKKWWFWTIIGVVVVGAAVGIGVGASGGGGQQGALPYDANTITVEL